Proteins encoded together in one Shewanella oneidensis MR-1 window:
- the hydB gene encoding iron hydrogenase small subunit HydB yields the protein MNKKKHLFAEDSFFLSRRKFMAVGAAFVAALAIPIGWFTSKLERRNEYIKARSQGLYKDDSLAKTRVSHANPAVEKYYKEFGGEPLGHMSHELLHTHFVDRTKLSS from the coding sequence ATGAACAAGAAAAAACACCTATTTGCCGAGGACAGTTTCTTTCTGTCACGCCGTAAATTTATGGCTGTCGGTGCCGCGTTTGTGGCCGCACTCGCGATCCCCATCGGCTGGTTTACCAGCAAGCTTGAACGCCGTAATGAGTACATTAAGGCCAGAAGCCAAGGGCTATACAAGGACGACAGCCTAGCAAAAACCCGCGTCAGCCATGCTAACCCCGCGGTAGAAAAGTACTACAAAGAATTCGGTGGCGAGCCATTAGGACATATGTCCCACGAGCTACTGCACACCCACTTTGTCGATCGCACCAAATTAAGCTCTTGA